The Flavobacterium sp. 20NA77.7 genome includes the window CATTTTTAGCGTTTTTAAAGCGGATAATATCTGAATCGTCATATCCGTCAGGAAACTTTTCAACCAGTAGGCTTAAAATCTCATTTGTTAATTTGGCGTAATCTACAATTACTCTTTTCATTTGGGTTATGCTTAATCAAGTTTAGTTCGTCAAATGTAATATTGAAAAATTAAAAATCAAATTTTTTTCTTTTTATTTTTTTTAGTAATTACCACCCTAAAATATAAGCAAAAATTAGAGGTGCGACAATTGTAGCATCAGATTCTACAATAAACTTTGGTGTATGAATATCTAATTTTCCCCACGTAATCTTTTCGTTTGGCACAGCACCGGAATACGAACCGTAACTTGTTGTTGAGTCTGAAATTTGACAGAAATAACTCCAAAAAGGCACATCATGCATTTCCATATCTTGATATAACATCGGCACCACACAAATAGGGAAGTCCCCAGCAATTCCTCCTCCAATTTGGAAGAAACCAATGCCTTTTCCTTCGCAGTTTTTTGTATACCAATCTGCTAACCACATCATGTATTCAACACCACTTTTCATAGTTGTAGGTTTAAATTCACCTTTAATACAATACGAAGCAAAAATATTACCCATTGTACTGTCTTCCCAACCTGGAACAACTATAGGTAAATTCTTTTCGGCAGCGGCAACCATCCATGAGTCAGCAGGATCAATTTCATAATATTGTTTTAATACGCCTGAATTAATCATTTGGTACATAAATTCATGTGGAAAATAACGCTCTCCTTTTGAGTCTGCATTGTTCCAAATATCAAATAAATGCGTTTGTAATCTTCTAAAAGCTTCTTCTTCTGGAATACAAGTATCCGTCACACGATTGTAATGATTTTCTAATAAATCCCATTCTTCTTGTGGGCTCAAATCTCTGTAATTTGGTACTCTTTTATAAGAATTATGAGCAACTAAGTTCATAATATCTTCTTCTAAATTTGCACCTGTACAAGAAATAATATGAATTTTATCTTGACGAATCATTTCAGCTAATGATTTACCTAACTCAGCCGTACTCATAGCTCCAGCCAATGTAACCATCATTTTACCATTGTCTAACAAATGTTCTTCATATCCTTTTGCAGCATCAACTAACGCTGCCGCATTAAAATGTAAATAATGTTTTTCTACAAATTGACTAATTGGCCCTTTATTCATGTTTTTTTATTTAAAATGTTATGTAGTTTTAGTTACTACTTTTTATCTTCTTTCTTTTTATTATAACCTAATATTTCTAAAACGTCTTCTGCTTTTTGCTGTTCTGAAAAAATTTCTGTAGCAAAAATCCCGTTTTTATCTTTATCAATTAATATATGTTTAGGTTGTGGTAAAATACAATGGCTTAATCCGCCAAATCCACCTATTGTTTCTTGGTATGCACCAGTATTAAAAAATCCAATATACAATGGTTTTTCTTTGTTATATTTAGGTAAATATACCGCATTCATATGTTGCTCAGAGTTGTAATAATCGTCGCCATCACATGTTAATCCACCTAATAAAACACGTTCATACGTATCGTTCCATCTATTAACTGCCATCATAACAAAACGCTTGTTAATAGCCCAAGTATCGGGTAAAGTGGTAATAAATGAAGAGTCAATCATGTTCCAATTTTCTCTATCATTTTGCTTTTTTTGATACAAAACTTGATAAATAGCGCCACCTGCTTCACCTACCGTAAATGAACCAAATTCTGTAAAAATATGAGGTACATCCACTTCTGCATCATCACAAGCAATCTTGATTTGATTTAAAATTTCATCAACCATATATTGGTAATCATAATCAAATGCTAATGAATTTTTAATAGGAAAGCCACCGCCTATATTCAAGCTATCTAGAGTAGGACATTCCTTTTTTAAAGCAATATATACCTTCATACACTTTAGCAATTCATTCCAATAGTAAGCCGTATCACGAATACCTGCATTGATAAAAAAGTGAAGCATTTTCAATTCCACTTTTTTGTTTTCAGCGATTTGTTTACGGTAAAAAGGAACAATGTCTTTGTAACCAATTCCTAATCGAGAGGTATAGAACTCAAATTTAGGCTCTTCTTCTGCCGCAATTCTAATTCCAATTTTAAATTTGCCGTCAATTTGCTCTTGTAATAAATCTAATTCTTCAAAGTTATCAATAACAGGAATGGTGTTTTTGTGGCCATTATTAATTAATCGAGCAATATTTGTAACATACTGATCACGTTTAAAACCATTGCAAACAACAAATGTATTCTTGTTGATTTTTCCTTCTTCCATTAACTTTTCAACAATATTAATATCAAATGCCGAAGAAGTTTCAATATGAATATTATTTTTCAGTGCTTCATTTAACACGAACTCGAAATGAGAACTTTTTGTACAATAACAATAAAAATATTTAGCTTCATAGCCATGCTTTTCCATCGAATTTCTAAACCACATTTTGGCCTTATTGATATTCTGTGAAATTTTTGGCAAATAGGTAAACTTCAATGGTGTACCATATTCTTCTACTAATTTCATTAAATCAATTCCATGAAATTGAAGCGCATCTTTATTTAATGTAAATTCTTCTTGAGGAAAATAAAACGTTTGATTAATTAAATCATAATATTTTGTATTCATTTCTGTCTTTTTTGAGTTTGTAATTCTGTTTGTTATTGGGGACTAAAACAAGTACCTTTCTCAAACTCTAATATTAGCATAGATGATTAATAATTTTTCATTGTATGCTTTAGAAATCGTAAATAAATCTGCATCATAAGAATGAAATGATGTGCGGCAAGTACTCGTTTCTTTACAAGCACTTAATTTCACCTTTTTGTGAATAAAACTATAGATTTTAGTTACTATTTTCATGGGGTGCAAATTTAACAAATATTATTACTTTTAAACAATACTTTTTGTCAAAAATTAGGATTTATAATAATCTGTAAATGCTTCATAAATAAGTGTGTTATCAACATTTTGATTACTAATTGCTTTTCCAATTTTATTTAATAAAACAAATTGGATGGTTCCGTGCTCATTTTTTTTATCGTATTGCAAGAGTTGAATGATTTTTTCAATATCATTTGCACTGAAATGAACGGTTTCAAATACATCTGATAAAAAATAGTTAATTTCTAAATATTCCTCTTTACTTAATAAATTTAATTTCCATGAAATATAGCTTTCTAGTATCATTCCACTAGCAATAGCTTCCCCATGTAACAATTGTTTTGAATTTTCTTTTTCGAGAAAACAACTTTCGATGGCATGACCTAACGTGTGTCCAAAGTTTAATATTTTTCGTAATCCTTTTTCATACATATCTTCAGCAATCACATCGATTTTTAATTGAATAGATTGTTTAATAAGACGGTATAAATCATTTGTAGATAAAGAACTTAAATCTTTTAATTTATTCCAATAGGCTTTATCTAAAATGAGTCCGTGTTTAAACATTTCTGCTAGTCCTGAACGCATTTGTCTACTGTCTAAAGTATGTAAAAACTCCGAATGAATGAGTATACATTTGGGAGCAACTATACAGCCTACTTGATTTTTTAACGCTCCTAAGTCTATTCCATTTTTTCCACCTATTGCGGCGTCAACCATAGCTAATAATGTTGTAGGCACATGAATAAAATCGATTCCTCTTTTAAATGTAGAAGCTACAAAACCGCCTAAATCTGTGAGTACACCGCCACCTAGATTGATTAATACACTTTTCCTATCAGCACCTAATTCAATCATAACTTCCCACAATTCTACACATGTTTTTATGTTTTTTTGTTCTTCTCCCGCTTCAATTTCTATTATTTCAATTTCTACATTAGTAGCTAAATTACTTAAAAACAAAGGCAAACACTGTTCATTAGTATGATTATCAACTAAAATAAAAATCTTAGAATAGTTTGTAGGCGTAAGTAATTGTTGAAGATATTCATAACCATTTGAGTCAAAATATATTGCTGTGTCTATTGCATGTATTGCATCCATTGTTGTGTGATATAATGTACAAAATAAATTAAAAATATTTAAATATCATTACTTCATTAAGTATATTTGCATACCCAATGAAAATCATGGTTATGGAAAAAATATTTAATAATACTGAAAATGCTTTTGCGCTTAAATCTGATGCTGAATTAAATAGGGCTTATTTGCTTTTCAAAATGATCGGCAATCCTTCTTTAGTAAAGGTAGGAACGGCATTGACTAATTTTGCACTAGGCTTTCATTTACCTGTAGAAGGTCTTATTCGAAAAACAGTATTTGATCATTTTTGTGGAGGTGTAAACGAGCAAGATTGCCTTAAAGTAGTAGATAAAATGTACGGAAAAGGGGTTTCTTCTGTATTAGATTATTCGGTTGAAGGAAAGGAAGAAGAAATGCAGTTTGATGCTGCATTAGCAATGACAATCAGAACTATAGATTTTGCGAATGAAAGTAAGGCTATTCCTTTTGCAGTATTTAAACCTACTGGCTTTGGAAGAATTGATTTGTATGAAAAAGTGGGTGCAAAAACGTCATTGACAGCTGTTGAACAAGAAGAGTGGAGTAGAGTGCGTACGCGATTTCAAAAAGTTTGTCAATATGCATTTGATAAAGATGTGAAATTACTAATTGATGCTGAGGAGTCATGGATGCAAGATGCTGCTGATGAATTGGTTGAGGAAATGATGATGCAATTTAATAAAGAAAAAGCTCTTATTTTCAATACTTTACAAATGTATCGTTGGGATCGATTAGATTATTTAAAAGCGTTGCATGAAAGAGCTATTGCAAATCAATTTCATATAGGTATGAAACTAGTTCGTGGTGCTTATATGGAAAAAGAAGCGCAACATGCTTTAGCAAAAGGCTATGCAAATCCAATTTGCGCTTCTAAACAAGCCACAGATGACAATTTTAACGCAGCTGTTGCTTATATGATGGAACATATAGCCACTATGGCAATATTTGTAGGAACGCACAATGAAGAAAGTTCATACCTTGTTATGGAATTAATGGCTAAAAAAGGATTATCTAAAAACGATTCTCGAATTTGGTTTGGTCAATTATATGGTATGAGTGATAATATAAGTTACAATTTAGCAGCATATGGCTATAATATTGCTAAATATTTACCTTTTGGTCCTGTAAGAGATGTGATGCCTTATTTAATAAGAAGAGCACAAGAGAATACTTCGGTGGCTGGTCAAACGGGAAGGGAATTATCTTTAATTATTTCGGAAAGAGCAAGAAGAAAAAATAAAAAAGACTAAGAGAGTATCTTAGTCTTTTTTTTCGTTATACTTCACAATAGTCCAAAAATTTAGATTGAATGGTAGGTGATGGAATCATACAAACTTCTTTTTTACCATACCATTTATACCTGTTTTTGGCTACATATTCATAAACCATATCCTTAACTAAACTAGGTAAAATATTAAAGAGTATGAATCCTTTTAAAGGTGTGTTTAGTTGCTTCAAGATTTTAAAAATAGCTTCAGATTTTATATAATAAGCGTTTCCAGGTTCAACTAAAATAATGCTATCTATACTCGAATTAATTCCTAATTGTTTCACAATTTCTTGTCCAATTTCACT containing:
- a CDS encoding proline dehydrogenase family protein codes for the protein MEKIFNNTENAFALKSDAELNRAYLLFKMIGNPSLVKVGTALTNFALGFHLPVEGLIRKTVFDHFCGGVNEQDCLKVVDKMYGKGVSSVLDYSVEGKEEEMQFDAALAMTIRTIDFANESKAIPFAVFKPTGFGRIDLYEKVGAKTSLTAVEQEEWSRVRTRFQKVCQYAFDKDVKLLIDAEESWMQDAADELVEEMMMQFNKEKALIFNTLQMYRWDRLDYLKALHERAIANQFHIGMKLVRGAYMEKEAQHALAKGYANPICASKQATDDNFNAAVAYMMEHIATMAIFVGTHNEESSYLVMELMAKKGLSKNDSRIWFGQLYGMSDNISYNLAAYGYNIAKYLPFGPVRDVMPYLIRRAQENTSVAGQTGRELSLIISERARRKNKKD
- a CDS encoding deoxyhypusine synthase family protein, which encodes MNKGPISQFVEKHYLHFNAAALVDAAKGYEEHLLDNGKMMVTLAGAMSTAELGKSLAEMIRQDKIHIISCTGANLEEDIMNLVAHNSYKRVPNYRDLSPQEEWDLLENHYNRVTDTCIPEEEAFRRLQTHLFDIWNNADSKGERYFPHEFMYQMINSGVLKQYYEIDPADSWMVAAAEKNLPIVVPGWEDSTMGNIFASYCIKGEFKPTTMKSGVEYMMWLADWYTKNCEGKGIGFFQIGGGIAGDFPICVVPMLYQDMEMHDVPFWSYFCQISDSTTSYGSYSGAVPNEKITWGKLDIHTPKFIVESDATIVAPLIFAYILGW
- a CDS encoding thiol-disulfide oxidoreductase DCC family protein, whose translation is MELPKDKKIILFDGVCNYCNEKVNFIIKYDVKDIFRFAALQSEIGQEIVKQLGINSSIDSIILVEPGNAYYIKSEAIFKILKQLNTPLKGFILFNILPSLVKDMVYEYVAKNRYKWYGKKEVCMIPSPTIQSKFLDYCEV
- a CDS encoding arginine decarboxylase, with protein sequence MNTKYYDLINQTFYFPQEEFTLNKDALQFHGIDLMKLVEEYGTPLKFTYLPKISQNINKAKMWFRNSMEKHGYEAKYFYCYCTKSSHFEFVLNEALKNNIHIETSSAFDINIVEKLMEEGKINKNTFVVCNGFKRDQYVTNIARLINNGHKNTIPVIDNFEELDLLQEQIDGKFKIGIRIAAEEEPKFEFYTSRLGIGYKDIVPFYRKQIAENKKVELKMLHFFINAGIRDTAYYWNELLKCMKVYIALKKECPTLDSLNIGGGFPIKNSLAFDYDYQYMVDEILNQIKIACDDAEVDVPHIFTEFGSFTVGEAGGAIYQVLYQKKQNDRENWNMIDSSFITTLPDTWAINKRFVMMAVNRWNDTYERVLLGGLTCDGDDYYNSEQHMNAVYLPKYNKEKPLYIGFFNTGAYQETIGGFGGLSHCILPQPKHILIDKDKNGIFATEIFSEQQKAEDVLEILGYNKKKEDKK
- the aroB gene encoding 3-dehydroquinate synthase, producing MDAIHAIDTAIYFDSNGYEYLQQLLTPTNYSKIFILVDNHTNEQCLPLFLSNLATNVEIEIIEIEAGEEQKNIKTCVELWEVMIELGADRKSVLINLGGGVLTDLGGFVASTFKRGIDFIHVPTTLLAMVDAAIGGKNGIDLGALKNQVGCIVAPKCILIHSEFLHTLDSRQMRSGLAEMFKHGLILDKAYWNKLKDLSSLSTNDLYRLIKQSIQLKIDVIAEDMYEKGLRKILNFGHTLGHAIESCFLEKENSKQLLHGEAIASGMILESYISWKLNLLSKEEYLEINYFLSDVFETVHFSANDIEKIIQLLQYDKKNEHGTIQFVLLNKIGKAISNQNVDNTLIYEAFTDYYKS